In the genome of Fusarium poae strain DAOMC 252244 chromosome 1, whole genome shotgun sequence, the window CACACGGCGTGCTACTCCCGAAACCATGATGACGGTAGGGAATTGATTAGACGTCGACTCAGCGTAGCATGTTCAGTGGTGGCACTGTCGAACGGAGGGACAGAGCGAGTGGCGAGCTGTGTGCCTAGAGAAGTTGGTGAAGCTGACAGgcactttttaatattatgaACAAGAAGGGAACGAAGTTGAGGTAGTTTGTAATGCCGTCATCGCCGTAGCGGCATTTCTCAGCTTCCGAGTTGCGACGGGTGCTAAGACTcagattaaaaaatattagGTGGGGACTCGTCGCGAGCAAGTGGGTTATGGTGCGTCTATAGTCCAGACCCCTCTGAGTCGGTTAGAGCTCTGCGATTCGCTTCAGTACTAGGTAACTTACGATATACCTTCCAGCACCAAATAATTCAATGCATTGCATTATTCTGTCATATTGTTTGAGATACTTGGCTGGGTCCAAGAGATACACCAGTCAAAACAATTAATAATTGTCAAGTattgtgatgatgatctATTTTAAACAGCCATGAGAATAGATATTGATTAATGACCACAGCCCTGTTGCCAGTCCTTTCTTACGCATACAAGTAGGTACCCAATCACTCGTGGTCCTAGCTATCTGTTATACATTCTGCCCATGAGAACCTTCAGAGGCTTGTCCCTCTATTATTCGCCCTCCCGAAAGAGCTCGTTTCAAACTATTGAGTCTGTCAAACAAGACAGACTCCAATCATGAGTGGGAACCCTCTTGAAGCATCTGAGCGACATCAGCATCGATGCCATCGTCTCCTCCTAGATCAGGAAACTCCTCAGCATCGACACGACGACGCTTGTTAGAACCATTGGTCGAAATCGGCAATGACTGGTAAGACGCAGTCTCTTCTTCGGCAGCAAGAGCCGGAGCAACAGCAGGTTCACCTTCTGGCGTCAATGCCTCGGGAGTAGGCGCATCGAAAGGTTCAAAGGCCGGAGGGGTGAGTGCCTCTATTTCTGGTCTGCCTGGCTCAGCAGGGGCGCTCAATGACTCCCCGTCTCCCGGGTTCCCATTGCTCTCCGCGGGACCTAGCGCTCGCATGATACCGACCTCAACCTGTTGCTTCTTGTCTTCAATCTCGGTTTTTCGGGATACAAGCTGAGCATGATCAGATTTCTCTTGTTCCAATGCGACGCGGTTGGCGTTGAGCAGCGTCTCCAGACCAGAGACAAGGCCCTCCCTGGCCTTGACACACTCAGCAACTGCATTCTCGGCGTTGGCCAGCGTTTTGAGAAGACCATTCAGGCGAGCAGCATAAACAGGAGCAGAAGGGGCAGGTGTCGATGGGTCGGTTTGTTTCTCATATTCCTGGCTGGCGGATGCGACCGTGGCCTTGAGAGGAGGGCTCAATTTGGCAACAGTCTGATGAGCAGACACAAGAGGGGCAAACTCGGATGGAACTGCGGCACCGGCAGAAGCAGCACCACCGCTACCAAACGGAGAACCGGCAAATCCAGGTTTAGCCATGCCACGGGCCTTGTCAAGTTCTGATTATATGATAAGTCGCTGCCATTTGAACAGAGTTCTCATTTTGTACTTACCCCCAATACGAGCATCAATGGCAGCCTGAATGGGCGCTTCGAAGATCGATCGATCTCTCCAGACATCTATCACGCGCTTTAGTTTTGCCTGAAGCTCTGCAGGTGCTCCCTTATAGGCGACGGAAGCAGCCTCGGCAATCACAGGCGCAAAAGCAATAATAAAGTCATCTTTGTGCCGGATTTTGGACTGCTGAGCCACCTCTGTAATACGAATCAGTCATGTTTTCTCCCGCCAGGATACAATCATACCGTTAGCGAGATAAATCAAGCTCAGTCTCTTTGTGCTAGACGAGTCTTTGAGACGCTGCAACCAGAGTTGTACGGTTCGCTCTGCATGTCGCCTGGGATCTATTGTCAATCGTTGCTGTAAACTAGAAAATGAGAGACGCGTACCTATGGAACATGATCCATTGCGCAGCAGTAGCGATACTGTCATGACTTTCATTCAGCGATGAAAGTCGCGCCAGTACGGAGTCATCGTTGTAAGCCATCTTTGTAATAGAGGCCTCTCCGTCAGCTCATATAGACAATGAACGACAACTAATAAAATCGAATGACAGATTCAGGAGTTTTGATGAGATAACGCGAGTATTATCTAAGCGTTGTTTGCAGCCGTTGTTGTAGTATCACTCTGGAGACGTCTACTACAGCTACTTGCAGGAATAATATTCGTAACTTTGGCTAACCAGCCTTTATATGCAGATGAACAAAGCAGATATCTCGTTATGACCAGCTTCGTCTGCAAACGTATACCGTAAGAACCAGACTGATGAGTAGCAAAAATGTGCGATGAAACGAAGTGTTTTCTTGGGTAGGACAAGGAGAGTTTATAGATTGAGAGCTAACAAAGCAGCATAAACATCCGATAAAGTGGAAATAGCTTGTAGACGCATGATTGTGATGCTTTGATTCATATTATAGACCCACTTCAGCAACCTACGTTGGGTCCAAGGTTGCTCACCGCCCGGCAGAATCCACCTCATCGCTAGGATGGCCTACTTGGCAGTTACTAGAATAGGAGGACCATAGCAACAGCATTTACTGACGATTATCATTTCGAAAAAGAGCACTTTTACTTCAGCTACTAGCATTCGGTTCCTCTTGATAACTGGCGCATACTCTCATCTGAACGATTGATACCTAACTTTTTACACATTCAAGATGGCCGACCGATTCCCTTCGCTCGAGGACTTCGATTCCGGGGGTTAGTACATCATCAATAGGTACTCATGCGCAGTACCAACGCTGACGTGTAATTTAGCGCAAACCGACATCAAGGACCCGACCGCTGAGCCCTCAACTGACGATTTTCTCGCTCGTGAAAAGGCTCTCCTTGGAGACGATGCCGAACAGTTCACAACCAACAATGACGCCGCTGCTTTCGCCGATGCCGACGATGACCTTCTTGGCGGCGCTGGCGGTAATGAACAATCTACTTTCGAGTCCCAATTCCCTGACCTGACTCAACCTGAAGCTGTAAGTCAAACATtctcttattatatactgGATGAAGAAGCTCATGCCGAAATACAGGGCACTGGAGTTTCTGCCGGAACTGCCATTACTGGAGGACCTTCCGTAAGCTACAACTCAGGATACCAGGCCTCCTtcgaggaggagcaggaacCCGAGGTTATCAAGGAGTGGCGTGAAAAACGAGACAACCAGATTGCCAAGCGCGCCGAACAATTCGCTGCCCAGCGAGAAGAGACAATCAAGGAGGCTCAGCAGAACATCGATGACTTCTACGACAACTACAACAataagaaggagaagggtaTCGCCCAAACACGAAAGGAAGCCGACGAATTCCTGGAAAGCCGAGAGGACACCGTTTCTGGTGGTACCAGCTGGGACCGAATTGCCAAGTTGGTGGATGTGAGCGGCAAGGGAGCCAAGGGAGGTGCTTCTGGCTCGGGCAAGGAACGCTTCCGAGAGCTATTGGTGAGCCTGCGAAA includes:
- a CDS encoding hypothetical protein (BUSCO:39956at5125), which gives rise to MAYNDDSVLARLSSLNESHDSIATAAQWIMFHRRHAERTVQLWLQRLKDSSSTKRLSLIYLANEVAQQSKIRHKDDFIIAFAPVIAEAASVAYKGAPAELQAKLKRVIDVWRDRSIFEAPIQAAIDARIGELDKARGMAKPGFAGSPFGSGGAASAGAAVPSEFAPLVSAHQTVAKLSPPLKATVASASQEYEKQTDPSTPAPSAPVYAARLNGLLKTLANAENAVAECVKAREGLVSGLETLLNANRVALEQEKSDHAQLVSRKTEIEDKKQQVEVGIMRALGPAESNGNPGDGESLSAPAEPGRPEIEALTPPAFEPFDAPTPEALTPEGEPAVAPALAAEEETASYQSLPISTNGSNKRRRVDAEEFPDLGGDDGIDADVAQMLQEGSHS
- a CDS encoding hypothetical protein (BUSCO:50369at5125), with translation MADRFPSLEDFDSGAQTDIKDPTAEPSTDDFLAREKALLGDDAEQFTTNNDAAAFADADDDLLGGAGGNEQSTFESQFPDLTQPEAGTGVSAGTAITGGPSVSYNSGYQASFEEEQEPEVIKEWREKRDNQIAKRAEQFAAQREETIKEAQQNIDDFYDNYNNKKEKGIAQTRKEADEFLESREDTVSGGTSWDRIAKLVDVSGKGAKGGASGSGKERFRELLVSLRKDEKAPGATGY